From a region of the Danio aesculapii chromosome 4, fDanAes4.1, whole genome shotgun sequence genome:
- the LOC130222051 gene encoding gastrula zinc finger protein XlCGF57.1-like isoform X2, protein MSDPEPCKIKNEDSEQQIDLIEENEGRKDEERHVKIEEKTLLQTCGILKRRDKNHCTCAQCIKSFGRKGNLKIHMRIHTGEKPFTCTHCGKSFSCSSHLNGHMMIHTGEKPFTCTQCGKSFSQSSSLNLHIRIHTGEKPFPCTQCGKSFRCSTHLNLHMMIHTGEKPFTCTQCGKSFSQSSHLNGHMMIHTGEKPFTCTQCGKSFIRSSSLNLHMRIHTGEKPFPCTQCGRSFSCSSHLTLHMRIHTGEKPFTCTQCGKSFHQSSALNQHIWIHTGVKPFTCTQCGKSFSCSSHLNLHMRIHTGEKPFTCTQCGKSFSRSSSLNQHMRIHTGEKPFTCTQCGKSFNCSSHFNHHKRIHTGEKLYTCTQCGKSFNCSSHFNPHMMIHTGEKPFTCTQCGKSFSRSSSLNQHMRIHTGEKPFTCTQCGKSFRCSSHLNLHMMIHTGEKPFTCTQCGKSFIRSSSLNLHMRIHTGEKQFTCT, encoded by the coding sequence acctaattgaagagaatgaggggaggaAAGACGAGGAAcgtcatgtcaaaattgaggaaaaaactcttTTACAGACTTGTGGTATATTGAAAAGGAGAGATAAGAATCATTGCACCTGCGCTCAGTGTataaagagttttggaagaaaaggcaatcttaagattcacatgaggatccacactggagagaaaccattcacatgcactcactgtgggaagagtttcagctgctcatcacaccttaatggacacatgatgatccataccggagagaaaccattcacatgcactcagtgtgggaagagtttcagccaatcatcatcccttaatctacacattaggatccacactggagagaaaccattcccatgcactcagtgtggaaagagtttcagatgCTCAACACACCTTAATCTACAtatgatgattcacactggagagaaacccttcacatgcactcagtgtgggaagagtttcagccaatcatcacaccttaatggacacatgatgatccacaccggagagaaaccattcacatgcactcagtgtgggaagagtttcatccgctcatcatctcttaatctacacatgaggatccacactggagagaaaccattcccatgcactcagtgtgggaggagtttcagctgctcatcacaccttactttacacatgaggatccacactggagagaaaccattcacatgcactcagtgtggcaAGAGTTTCCACCAATCATCAgcccttaatcaacacatttggatccacactggagtgaaaccattcacatgcactcagtgtgggaagagtttcagctgttcatcacaccttaatctacacatgaggatccacactggagagaaaccattcacatgcactcagtgtggaaagagtttcagccgctcatcatcccttaatcaacacatgaggatccacactggagagaaaccattcacatgcactcagtgtgggaagagttttaactgctcatcacacttTAATCACCAcaagaggatccacactggagagaaactatacacatgcactcagtgtgggaagagttttaactgctcatcacacttTAATCcccacatgatgatccacactggagagaaaccattcacatgcactcagtgtgggaagagtttcagccgctcatcatcccttaatcaacacatgaggatccacactggagagaaaccattcacatgcacccagtgtgggaagagtttcagatgctcatcacaccttaatctacacatgatgattcacactggagagaaaccattcacatgcactcagtgtgggaagagtttcatccgctcatcatcccttaatctacacatgaggatccacactggagagaaacaattcacttgcacttaa